In Pseudorca crassidens isolate mPseCra1 chromosome 13, mPseCra1.hap1, whole genome shotgun sequence, the following proteins share a genomic window:
- the IFNGR1 gene encoding interferon gamma receptor 1, whose translation MALFLLLVLTVQAGSWAEMGAADQKLSSVPTPTNLTIEAYNLNTVLFWDYPVMPRSPVFTVQVMTYRDGQWIDACNTSHHSCNIFSIIDDPSSPLWARVKARLGQEESVYAQSREFILCKEGKIGPPKLVITKKEDQIIVDIFHPLITVNENEPEAIYDDENTCYTFTYNVFVRINGSETTNKMYIKKEDDCNETQCFLSIPVSSLNSEYCVSAEGVSETWAVTTEKSEELCITVSDNNSTEDPVWIPIVAALLLFLVLALVVVCCLVKKMNPFKRENIMLPKSLLSVVKSASSETKSESKYISPITYQPIAAGSEQLSPGTISSVHTEDSPGKAEHGEDLSSETEVVMTEENISDLAPGSSLTPVKGENSMHASSNQSETCNITLNVYHSRNGSDGGLVVSENCSDSEFPPSNKTEIKTEGRESITLRNTTTSFGYDKPHVLVDLLVDEGGKESLIGYRPTADSREFS comes from the exons TGCCAACACCAACCAATCTTACCATTGAGGCCTATAACTTGAATACTGTTCTGTTTTGGGATTACCCAGTTATGCCACGGAGCCCTGTGTTTACCGTACAGGTGATGACCTATAG ggACGGGCAATGGATTGATGCCTGCAATACCTCCCATCAttcttgtaatatcttttccATAATTGATGACCCATCAAGTCCTCTCTGGGCTAGAGTTAAAGCCAGGCTTGGACAAGAGGAATCAGTCTATGCACAGTCAAGAGAATTTATTTTATGCAAAGAAG GGAAAATTGGACCACCTAAACTGGTTATCACAAAGAAGGAAGACCAAATCATTGTTGATATATTTCACCCTCTAATTACTGTAAATGAAAACGAACCCGAAGCCATATACGATGATGAAAATACTTGTTATACATTCACGTACAATGTGTTTGTGAGAATAAATGGAAGTGAG accacaaataaaatgtacataaagaAGGAAGATGATTGTAATGAGACTCAGTGCTTCTTAAGTATTCCTGTGTCCTCGCTGAATTCTGAGTACTGCGTTTCAGCAGAAGGAGTCTCAGAAACGTGGGCTGTTACAACTGAGAAGTCGGAAGAACTTTGTATTACCGTTTCTGATAATAACAGCACAGAAG atCCTGTTTGGATTCCAATTGTTGCTGCTTTACTACTCTTTCTAGTACTTGCCCTGGTAGTTGTATGTTGTCTTGTTAAGAAGATGAATCCATTTAAGAGAGAAAACATCATGTTACCCAAGTCCTtg CTGTCTGTGGTAAAAAGTGCCTCTTCAGAGACAAAATCTGAATCAAAATATATATCGCCCATCACCTACCAACCAATTGCCGCAGGAAGTGAGCAGCTCTCTCCAGGGACAATTTCAAGCGTGCATACTGAGGACAGTCCAGGAAAAGCAGAGCATGGAGAAGACCTTTCTAGTGAAACAGAAGTGGTGAtgactgaagaaaatatttctgacttGGCCCCTGGTAGCTCTCTGACCCCAGTAAAGGGAGAAAATTCTATGCATGCAAGCAGTAACCAGTCTGAAACCTGCaacatcactttaaatgtgtatCACTCCAGAAATGGTTCTGATGGTGGCCTTGTGGTATCAGAAAACTGCTCTGACTCAGAATTTCCCCCaagtaataaaactgaaataaagacAGAAGGACGAGAGTCCATAACGCTGAGAAACACCACCACCTCCTTTGGTTACGACAAACCCCATGTGTTAGTGGATCTGCTTGTAGATGAAGGTGGTAAAGAGTCCTTGATTGGTTATAGGCCTACAGCAGATTCCAGAGAGTTTTCATAA